The following coding sequences lie in one Pseudomonas sp. B33.4 genomic window:
- a CDS encoding N-formylglutamate amidohydrolase: MHACTESAELGLYTRPAYNLSREESTHPLILVCEHASRYIPDALNNLGLDDAAAREHIAWDIGALQLAEQLSEMLGATLLSANYSRLLIDLNRPRHAPDSIPAQSEIYQVPGNRELDEATREYRRQTLFKPFHARLQTLIDERVAQGQAVRVVGIHSFTPVYYGQPRPLEAGVLFGQAKAYAQRLLDGLGEHPLKVAGNQPYKIDPLGDMTVPVHGDARGLDSVLIEVRNDLLRSPEAVSRWARYLAPLL, encoded by the coding sequence ATGCACGCCTGTACTGAATCCGCCGAGCTGGGGTTGTACACCCGACCGGCCTACAACCTGAGCCGCGAAGAGTCGACGCACCCGTTGATTCTGGTGTGCGAACACGCCAGCCGCTACATCCCCGACGCCCTGAACAACCTGGGCCTGGACGATGCCGCCGCGCGCGAACACATCGCCTGGGACATTGGCGCCCTGCAACTGGCCGAGCAGTTATCGGAAATGCTCGGCGCAACCCTGTTGAGCGCCAACTATTCGCGCCTGCTGATCGATTTGAATCGGCCACGTCACGCCCCGGACAGCATTCCGGCGCAGAGCGAGATTTATCAAGTACCGGGCAACCGCGAGCTGGACGAAGCCACCCGCGAATATCGCCGCCAAACGCTGTTCAAACCGTTCCACGCACGCTTGCAGACCTTGATCGACGAGCGTGTCGCACAAGGCCAAGCGGTGCGGGTGGTAGGAATTCACAGTTTCACCCCGGTGTACTACGGCCAGCCGCGACCGCTGGAAGCCGGCGTGCTGTTCGGTCAGGCCAAGGCCTATGCGCAACGCCTGCTCGACGGTCTCGGCGAACACCCACTGAAAGTGGCCGGCAATCAGCCGTACAAGATTGATCCGCTGGGCGACATGACCGTGCCCGTACACGGCGATGCCCGTGGCCTCGACTCGGTGCTGATCGAAGTGCGCAACGACTTGCTGCGCAGCCCCGAAGCCGTATCGCGCTGGGCCAGATACCTCGCGCCATTGCTGTAA
- a CDS encoding M20/M25/M40 family metallo-hydrolase, whose amino-acid sequence MTFSFSRSLLAASLGLSLAFSAAHAFAEPHKQVLADAEQYQPEALKLLERLVNIDSGSGYEPGLKQVSDIAIDELKKLGATIELVPNTPEKSNHVLATLKGTGKAKILLMAHMDTVFKEGSAAERPFHIKDGRAYGPGVMDDKGGIVAGIYALKVLKNLDFKDYAQITFLLDASEETGSDVATDLIKKTAKQHDVTLNLEPGRPADGLVVWRKGSATALVEVKGKAAHAGVAPELGRNAAMEAAHQILQLGKLGDEAKKTTINFTVLKAGDRTNVIPDQATAKADVRAAVPEEFDRIEKDLARVSQDKLIAETEVKTSLQRGLPPMPQTPESDRLMAMAQGIYGEIGRKLTEEGSGGAADASLSAGVGTPTLDGFGIVGGNIHTPEEYAEVASVAPRIYLLSRMIMELAKPR is encoded by the coding sequence ATGACGTTCTCATTTTCTCGCTCCCTGCTGGCCGCCAGCCTCGGCCTGTCTCTCGCTTTCTCCGCTGCCCACGCCTTCGCCGAACCGCACAAACAAGTGCTCGCCGATGCCGAGCAATATCAACCAGAGGCCCTGAAACTGCTGGAACGGCTGGTCAATATCGACTCCGGTTCAGGTTACGAGCCAGGCCTCAAGCAAGTCAGCGACATCGCCATCGATGAGCTGAAAAAGCTCGGCGCCACCATCGAACTGGTGCCCAATACGCCGGAAAAATCCAACCATGTACTCGCAACGCTCAAGGGCACCGGCAAGGCGAAAATCCTGCTGATGGCGCACATGGACACGGTGTTCAAGGAAGGTTCGGCGGCCGAGCGGCCGTTTCACATCAAGGATGGCCGCGCTTACGGGCCAGGGGTGATGGATGACAAGGGCGGCATCGTCGCCGGGATCTATGCGCTGAAAGTCCTGAAAAACCTCGACTTCAAGGACTACGCGCAAATCACTTTCCTGCTCGACGCCAGCGAAGAAACCGGTTCGGACGTCGCCACCGATCTGATCAAGAAAACCGCCAAACAGCACGACGTGACGCTCAATCTGGAGCCGGGCCGCCCGGCCGATGGCCTGGTGGTGTGGCGCAAGGGCAGCGCGACGGCGCTGGTCGAGGTCAAGGGCAAAGCCGCGCACGCCGGTGTCGCGCCGGAACTGGGGCGCAATGCCGCGATGGAGGCGGCGCATCAGATTCTTCAGTTGGGCAAACTTGGTGATGAGGCGAAGAAAACCACCATCAACTTCACCGTGCTCAAGGCCGGCGATCGCACCAACGTGATTCCCGATCAAGCCACGGCCAAGGCTGACGTGCGCGCGGCGGTGCCAGAGGAGTTCGACCGGATCGAGAAGGATCTGGCGCGGGTTTCGCAGGACAAGCTGATTGCTGAGACTGAAGTGAAGACTTCGTTGCAGCGCGGCTTGCCACCGATGCCGCAGACGCCCGAGTCGGATCGCCTGATGGCCATGGCTCAGGGGATCTACGGCGAGATTGGCCGCAAGTTGACGGAGGAGGGCAGTGGCGGCGCGGCGGACGCGAGTTTGTCTGCCGGTGTTGGCACGCCGACGCTGGATGGTTTCGGGATTGTTGGCGGCAATATTCACACGCCGGAGGAATACGCCGAAGTGGCGAGTGTGGCGCCGCGGATTTATCTGTTGTCGCGGATGATCATGGAGTTGGCCAAGCCGCGGTGA
- a CDS encoding glutamine synthetase translates to MSTRLTPLPMTTLVTTDLIGITRGRSFPTDELEHYQAAGCGWVPANSALTPQDIIASTNPWGAYGDLRLIPDLSSRVTVANGPDANAPALDFIHGDIRETDGRPWGACPRTLLRDEIERYRDELGLQVNAAFEHEFNLHAGFAEHLAFSLEAQRQGAEFGGWLLSALRAGGVEPEMFLPEYGKHQYEITCRPTLGVAAADRAVNVREITREIARQMGLDLSFAPKTAADAVCNGVHLHVSLLDLAGVPMLYDAGTSNGLSSLGQHWAAGILHYLPALCAFTAPTPVSYERLQPHHWSASYACLGQQNREAALRICPTVTLGGKSVANQFNLEFRAMDATASPHLAMAALLIAGRLGIEQRLALNAITDEIPDSLNDEQRKARGIVALPASLAQALDCLRASGAFTEWLPKPLLDTYYALKTEELALTEQLSPADLCEHYARLY, encoded by the coding sequence ATGAGCACGCGCCTGACGCCGCTGCCGATGACCACCCTGGTCACCACTGACCTGATCGGCATTACCCGCGGCCGCTCGTTCCCCACCGATGAGCTTGAGCATTATCAAGCGGCGGGTTGCGGCTGGGTGCCGGCCAACAGCGCGTTGACGCCGCAGGACATCATTGCCTCGACCAATCCATGGGGCGCTTATGGCGACCTGCGGTTGATTCCCGATCTGAGCAGCCGCGTCACCGTCGCCAACGGCCCGGACGCCAACGCGCCGGCGCTGGATTTTATCCACGGCGATATTCGCGAAACCGATGGCCGCCCGTGGGGCGCCTGCCCGCGCACGCTGCTGCGCGATGAAATCGAGCGTTATCGCGATGAACTGGGCTTGCAGGTCAACGCCGCGTTCGAACACGAGTTCAATCTGCACGCCGGTTTCGCCGAGCATCTGGCGTTCTCCCTCGAGGCCCAGCGTCAGGGTGCCGAATTCGGCGGCTGGCTGCTCAGCGCCCTGCGCGCCGGCGGTGTCGAGCCGGAAATGTTTCTGCCGGAATACGGCAAGCACCAATACGAAATCACCTGCCGCCCGACGCTCGGCGTGGCGGCGGCGGATCGCGCCGTCAATGTGCGCGAGATCACCCGCGAGATCGCCCGGCAAATGGGTCTGGACTTGAGCTTTGCGCCGAAAACCGCCGCCGACGCGGTGTGCAACGGCGTGCACCTGCACGTCAGCCTGCTCGATCTGGCCGGTGTGCCGATGCTCTACGACGCAGGCACCAGCAATGGTCTGTCGAGCCTCGGCCAACATTGGGCAGCGGGAATCCTGCATTACTTGCCGGCACTCTGTGCCTTCACCGCGCCGACGCCGGTGTCGTACGAGCGCTTGCAGCCGCATCACTGGAGCGCGTCCTACGCCTGTCTCGGCCAACAGAACCGCGAGGCGGCGCTGCGCATCTGCCCGACCGTGACCCTCGGCGGCAAATCCGTGGCCAACCAGTTCAACCTCGAATTCCGCGCCATGGACGCCACTGCCTCGCCGCATCTGGCCATGGCTGCATTGCTGATCGCCGGGCGACTGGGTATCGAACAACGCCTGGCGCTGAACGCGATCACCGATGAAATTCCCGATTCACTCAACGACGAGCAACGCAAGGCCCGGGGCATCGTCGCCCTGCCCGCCTCGCTGGCCCAGGCACTGGATTGCCTGCGCGCCAGTGGCGCCTTCACCGAATGGCTGCCCAAGCCGCTGCTCGACACTTATTACGCCCTGAAAACCGAGGAACTGGCGCTGACGGAACAGCTCTCGCCCGCTGACTTGTGTGAGCACTATGCACGCCTGTACTGA
- the astA gene encoding arginine N-succinyltransferase translates to MIVRPVKVSDLPALLALVQQAGPGFTTLPANEDRLSHRVRWAQRAFAEQVERADADYLFVLEDDDLRVVGVSALAGAVGLREPWYNYRVGLTVSSAPDLGIQRQIPTLFLNNELTGQSELCSLFLGHEQRHGSNGRLLSLGRLLFVAEFPHLFGEKMIAELRGSADEHGCSPFWDSLGRHFFQMDFSHADHLSGLGNKSFIAELMPRQPLYTCMLTEQAQAAIGQAHPNTEPALKILQAEGFTHKGYIDIFDGGPVIEAPVRNIRTVRESLELTLSLGSPDEQAPLWLIHNRRLENCRITVARARRVGSSLVIDRLTAKRLQLQPGNSVRAAMLPNQQQQAVAA, encoded by the coding sequence ATGATTGTCCGTCCGGTCAAAGTCAGCGACCTGCCTGCCTTGCTGGCGCTGGTACAACAGGCCGGCCCGGGGTTCACCACCCTGCCGGCCAACGAAGATCGCCTGTCCCACCGGGTCCGCTGGGCGCAACGGGCGTTCGCCGAACAGGTGGAACGGGCCGACGCTGATTATCTGTTTGTGCTCGAAGACGACGACCTGCGCGTGGTCGGCGTCAGCGCACTGGCCGGAGCGGTCGGCCTGCGCGAGCCCTGGTACAACTACCGTGTCGGGTTGACCGTGAGTTCGGCGCCGGATCTGGGCATTCAACGGCAGATCCCGACACTGTTCCTCAACAATGAACTGACCGGCCAGTCGGAGCTGTGCTCGTTGTTTCTCGGTCACGAACAGCGCCACGGCAGCAACGGCCGCCTGCTGTCGCTGGGACGTTTGCTGTTCGTTGCCGAATTCCCGCACCTGTTTGGCGAGAAGATGATTGCCGAACTGCGCGGCAGTGCCGATGAACACGGTTGTTCGCCGTTCTGGGACAGTCTGGGCCGGCATTTCTTTCAAATGGACTTCAGCCATGCCGATCACTTGTCGGGCCTTGGCAACAAATCGTTCATCGCCGAACTGATGCCGCGCCAGCCGCTGTACACCTGCATGCTCACCGAACAGGCCCAGGCGGCGATCGGCCAGGCACACCCGAACACCGAGCCAGCGCTGAAAATCCTTCAGGCCGAAGGTTTTACCCACAAAGGCTACATCGACATCTTTGACGGCGGCCCGGTGATCGAGGCGCCGGTGCGCAATATCCGCACCGTACGCGAAAGCCTTGAGCTCACCCTGAGCCTGGGCAGCCCGGATGAACAGGCACCGCTGTGGCTGATTCACAACCGCCGTCTGGAAAACTGCCGCATCACCGTCGCCCGCGCCCGCCGGGTCGGCAGCAGCCTGGTGATCGACCGCCTCACGGCCAAGCGCCTGCAACTGCAACCGGGCAATTCGGTGCGCGCGGCGATGCTGCCCAATCAACAGCAACAGGCGGTGGCGGCCTGA
- a CDS encoding NAD(P)/FAD-dependent oxidoreductase, whose protein sequence is MHTFQVLIIGSGFGGQCAAVNLLKAGIDDFRLLERRDFFGGTWCQNTYPGAAVDVPSPLYSLSFAPYRWSQMFAGQAELHRYTEHVIEQFGLRQRVELQANVERVEWDDTEKRWAVHTASKGTFYAQFLINATGPLSQPLIPHFPGQDRFQGKNFHTNNWDHSYDYRGKRVAIVGSGASAVQVIPAIAPHVEQLHVFQRTPHWVLPRADRQFGPLQRWLLGLKPAYKLLRWLIYWQFETRVIAFKYSKAAIHMVQQHALRFLKRQVPDPVLQDKLTPDFTIGCKRVLVSSTYYPALSRPNVTLHTREQGIASIDETGINTQDDQHIDVDLIVWSTGYDATDGVISYPVSGKNAVQLRDVWAQYPRAYLGTSLPDFPNLFIVTGPNTGIGHTSALFIIESQMNYILDCIRTVQAKGLRSIEVRREAERTYTEMIHREMQRTVWKSGGCHSWYQSKSGHVIAMFPGFSFSYHRLTRALKPADHILS, encoded by the coding sequence ATGCACACCTTTCAAGTGTTGATCATCGGCAGCGGTTTTGGCGGCCAGTGTGCCGCAGTCAACCTGCTGAAGGCCGGGATCGACGATTTTCGCCTGCTGGAACGAAGGGACTTCTTTGGCGGCACCTGGTGCCAGAACACCTACCCCGGCGCCGCAGTGGACGTGCCGTCGCCGCTGTATTCGCTTTCCTTCGCTCCGTACCGCTGGTCGCAGATGTTCGCCGGGCAAGCCGAACTGCACCGTTACACCGAGCATGTCATCGAGCAGTTCGGCCTTCGTCAGCGGGTGGAGCTGCAAGCCAATGTCGAGCGCGTCGAATGGGACGACACGGAAAAACGCTGGGCCGTGCACACCGCCAGCAAAGGCACCTTTTATGCGCAGTTCCTGATCAATGCCACCGGGCCGCTGAGCCAACCGCTCATCCCGCACTTTCCCGGCCAGGATCGCTTTCAAGGCAAGAATTTTCATACAAACAATTGGGATCACAGCTACGACTACCGGGGTAAACGCGTGGCCATCGTCGGCAGCGGCGCCAGTGCGGTGCAGGTGATTCCGGCGATTGCGCCGCACGTCGAACAACTGCATGTATTTCAGCGTACGCCACACTGGGTGCTGCCTCGCGCCGACCGCCAGTTCGGGCCGTTACAGCGCTGGCTGCTCGGCCTGAAACCCGCCTACAAGCTGTTGCGCTGGCTGATTTACTGGCAATTCGAAACCCGGGTCATCGCGTTCAAATACTCGAAAGCGGCGATTCACATGGTCCAGCAGCACGCCCTGCGCTTTCTCAAACGCCAGGTGCCAGACCCTGTGCTGCAAGACAAACTCACCCCGGACTTCACCATCGGCTGTAAACGGGTACTGGTTTCCAGCACGTATTACCCGGCGCTGAGCCGTCCCAACGTGACCTTGCATACCCGCGAACAAGGCATCGCATCCATCGACGAAACCGGGATCAACACTCAGGACGATCAGCACATCGATGTTGATCTGATCGTCTGGTCGACCGGTTACGACGCCACCGACGGGGTGATTTCCTACCCGGTCAGTGGAAAAAACGCCGTGCAACTCAGAGATGTCTGGGCGCAATACCCGCGCGCGTATCTGGGCACCAGTCTGCCGGACTTTCCCAACCTGTTTATCGTCACCGGCCCCAATACCGGCATCGGCCACACCTCGGCGCTGTTCATCATCGAGTCGCAGATGAACTACATCCTCGACTGCATTCGCACCGTGCAGGCGAAAGGTCTGCGCAGCATCGAAGTGCGCCGTGAAGCGGAACGTACCTACACTGAGATGATTCATCGGGAAATGCAGCGTACGGTCTGGAAGTCCGGCGGCTGCCACAGTTGGTATCAAAGCAAGAGCGGTCATGTGATCGCGATGTTTCCCGGCTTCAGTTTCAGCTATCACCGCTTGACACGGGCGCTGAAACCGGCCGACCACATTCTGTCCTGA
- a CDS encoding arginine N-succinyltransferase — translation MLVLRPVEQTDLPQLQQLARDSLVGVTSLPDDSERLREKIAGSCASFASAATAHGPENYFFVLEDLDDQRLVGCSEILATAGFDEPFYSLRNRHFTSASRELNIEHGVPALSLCHDLNDHTLLRGFHIDANLVRTPFSELLSRARLLFIAAHAPRFAEAVITEIVGYSDEEGHSPFWDALGKHFFDLPYAEAERLCGLQSRSFLAELMPQYPIYVPMLPQAAQDCIGRIHPDGQEAFDILEREGFETNSYIDLFDAGPTLYARTANIRSIARSQTATVQQQPQIDARGRYLLSNDGLHGFRSIMAELDFQPDQPLSLTPAMCAALNVIDGSPIRLIAL, via the coding sequence ATGCTGGTCTTACGCCCAGTCGAACAGACTGATCTGCCCCAGCTCCAACAATTGGCCCGCGACAGTCTGGTGGGCGTGACCTCCCTGCCGGATGACAGCGAACGCCTGCGCGAGAAAATCGCCGGTTCCTGCGCCTCGTTCGCCAGTGCAGCGACGGCCCACGGCCCGGAGAATTACTTCTTTGTGCTGGAAGATCTGGACGACCAGCGCCTGGTTGGCTGCTCGGAAATTCTCGCCACAGCGGGCTTCGACGAGCCGTTCTACAGCCTGCGCAACCGCCATTTCACCAGCGCTTCCCGCGAGTTGAACATCGAACACGGCGTGCCAGCGCTGTCGCTGTGCCACGACCTCAACGATCACACGCTGCTGCGCGGCTTTCACATCGACGCCAATCTGGTGCGCACGCCGTTTTCCGAGTTGCTGTCACGGGCGCGCCTGCTGTTCATCGCCGCTCATGCACCGCGCTTTGCCGAGGCGGTGATTACCGAAATCGTCGGCTACAGCGACGAGGAAGGCCATTCGCCGTTCTGGGATGCACTGGGCAAACACTTCTTCGACCTGCCCTACGCGGAGGCTGAACGTCTTTGCGGGCTGCAAAGCCGCTCGTTTCTGGCCGAACTGATGCCGCAATACCCGATTTACGTGCCGATGCTGCCGCAAGCGGCGCAGGACTGCATCGGTCGGATTCACCCGGACGGTCAGGAAGCGTTCGACATTCTTGAGCGTGAAGGCTTCGAAACCAATAGCTACATCGACCTGTTCGACGCTGGCCCAACCCTGTATGCGCGCACCGCCAACATTCGTTCGATCGCGCGCAGCCAGACTGCAACCGTGCAGCAACAGCCACAAATCGATGCCCGAGGCCGTTATCTGCTGAGCAACGACGGGCTGCACGGTTTTCGTTCGATCATGGCCGAACTCGATTTCCAACCCGATCAACCGCTGTCCCTCACCCCTGCAATGTGTGCGGCGCTGAACGTGATCGATGGCAGCCCGATCCGGCTGATTGCCCTGTGA
- a CDS encoding isocitrate lyase/PEP mutase family protein codes for MTRLSHQDLRRNFRQLLASDTCYHTASVFDPMSARIAADLGFEVGILGGSVASLQVLGAPDFALITLSEFAEQATRIGRVAQLPVIADADHGYGNALNVMRTIVELERAGVAALTIEDTLLPAQFGRKSTDLITVAEGVGKIRAALEARVDTEMAIIARTNAGILPNQEIISRTRQYQAAGADGICMVGIQDFDQLEQIAEHLTVPLMLVTYGNPALRDDKRLAELGVRVTIDGHGAYFAAIKATYDSLREQRQIFTQASDLSATELTHTYTQPEEYILWAKEYMSVKE; via the coding sequence ATGACCAGGCTTTCCCATCAAGATTTGCGCCGTAACTTCCGTCAACTGCTGGCTTCCGACACCTGCTACCACACGGCTTCGGTGTTCGATCCGATGTCCGCGCGCATTGCCGCTGACCTGGGTTTTGAAGTGGGGATCCTCGGCGGTTCCGTGGCCTCTTTGCAGGTACTCGGTGCCCCGGATTTTGCCCTGATCACCCTCAGCGAGTTCGCCGAACAGGCCACTCGCATCGGCCGCGTCGCCCAATTACCAGTGATCGCCGACGCCGACCACGGCTACGGCAACGCCCTCAACGTGATGCGCACCATCGTCGAACTGGAACGCGCCGGCGTCGCCGCCCTGACCATCGAAGACACCTTGCTGCCAGCGCAATTCGGCCGCAAATCCACCGACCTGATCACCGTTGCCGAAGGCGTCGGCAAGATCCGCGCGGCGCTGGAAGCCCGGGTTGATACGGAAATGGCGATCATCGCCCGTACCAACGCCGGCATCCTGCCGAACCAGGAAATCATCAGCCGCACTCGCCAGTACCAGGCGGCCGGGGCTGACGGCATCTGCATGGTCGGGATTCAGGATTTCGATCAGCTCGAACAAATCGCCGAACACCTCACCGTACCTCTGATGCTGGTGACCTACGGCAACCCGGCGTTGCGCGATGACAAACGTCTGGCCGAACTCGGTGTGCGTGTGACCATCGATGGCCATGGTGCGTACTTTGCGGCGATCAAAGCGACGTATGACAGCTTGCGTGAACAGCGGCAGATCTTTACCCAGGCTTCGGACCTGAGCGCGACCGAGTTGACGCACACCTATACACAACCGGAGGAATACATTCTCTGGGCCAAGGAATACATGAGCGTCAAGGAGTGA
- a CDS encoding diguanylate cyclase has protein sequence MGNTGGKGLSLARRLYTSRTLGLLLGLLCVSVAMYSLDPPLWVWALMFFNGLVWPHLAFQWARRSSVPYHAEHRNLLIDAFLGGFWVAAMHFNPLPTATTISMMAMNNVAIGGSRFLLAGSATQLLGVGVGLVVFAPAFVPQTSPAQMYACFPLLLLYPLALGWICFRQAYTLGRHKRELLALSRTDSLTGLLNHGAWKDQLEIAFQRCKRQKQGAAIALIDIDHFKAINDTYGHVAGDIVLRQLSKLLKQNLRVTDVAGRYGGDEFCVILPELPLFNAAQAMEALRERFAILGYEQNPALKVSLSIGLAAYDPAHADATRWLNDADQALYEAKASGRNRVMCNCDDKPRRTLLDSV, from the coding sequence ATGGGAAATACGGGAGGAAAGGGACTTTCATTGGCCAGGAGGCTTTATACGTCGCGAACCCTCGGGCTGTTGCTTGGGCTGCTGTGTGTTTCCGTTGCGATGTATTCGCTCGATCCGCCGCTGTGGGTCTGGGCACTGATGTTCTTCAATGGCCTGGTCTGGCCGCACCTGGCATTTCAATGGGCGCGTCGTTCCAGCGTTCCCTATCACGCCGAACATCGAAATCTGTTGATCGACGCGTTTCTCGGCGGTTTCTGGGTTGCCGCCATGCATTTCAATCCGTTGCCCACGGCGACGACCATTTCGATGATGGCGATGAACAACGTCGCTATCGGCGGTTCACGCTTTCTATTGGCAGGCTCTGCGACGCAGTTGCTCGGGGTCGGCGTCGGGCTGGTGGTCTTTGCTCCGGCATTCGTTCCGCAGACCTCGCCTGCGCAAATGTACGCCTGTTTCCCGTTACTACTGCTGTACCCGTTGGCGCTGGGCTGGATCTGCTTTCGGCAGGCCTACACCCTTGGCCGGCATAAACGCGAATTGCTTGCCCTGAGCCGCACCGACAGCTTGACCGGGCTGCTCAACCACGGCGCCTGGAAGGATCAACTGGAGATCGCTTTTCAGCGTTGCAAACGGCAGAAGCAGGGCGCAGCGATTGCGTTGATCGACATCGATCACTTCAAGGCGATCAACGACACTTACGGCCACGTCGCGGGCGACATCGTGTTGCGCCAGTTGAGCAAGTTGCTCAAGCAGAACCTGCGGGTGACAGACGTTGCCGGGCGTTATGGCGGTGATGAGTTCTGCGTGATTCTGCCGGAACTGCCGTTGTTCAACGCCGCGCAGGCGATGGAGGCGTTGCGCGAGCGTTTCGCGATTCTGGGTTATGAGCAGAACCCGGCGTTGAAGGTCAGTTTGAGTATCGGCCTGGCGGCGTACGATCCGGCGCATGCCGACGCGACGCGCTGGCTCAATGATGCCGATCAGGCGTTGTACGAGGCCAAGGCGAGCGGGCGCAATCGGGTGATGTGCAATTGCGATGACAAGCCCCGGCGAACGTTGCTGGATTCGGTTTGA
- a CDS encoding APC family permease, which translates to MEIEEFGYKQELKRSLTLTDLVVYGMIFMIPIAPFGVYGYVNAEAPGMVPLAYIIGMVAMLFTALSYGSMAKAFPIAGSVYSYAQRGLNQHVGFIAGWLMLLDYLLIPPLLYVYAAMALNHLYPDIPKVGFILAFLVSATFVNLRGITFTARMNIIFLLAQLVVLGIFLFYAWNALHNGGGNGELTLAPLYHPETFNFALLMQAVSIAVLSFLGFDAISTLAEEIKGDPGKSVGKAALITLVVMGVIFVAQTWIATDLAAGMGFKSADTAFYEIAEIAAGSWLATLTAVATALAWGVAVAITSQAAVSRLLFGMARDGKLPKVLAKVHPKHNTPYLSIYLVAVLSLVICYLFINSVDTLTSLVNFGALSGFMLLHLTVINYYWRRQKSGQVVRHLICPVIGFIIVAAIMYNMGVDAQKLGLIWIALGLVYLFFLNKLGASTALPDPSNG; encoded by the coding sequence ATGGAAATTGAAGAATTCGGCTACAAGCAAGAGTTGAAACGTAGCCTGACGCTGACCGACCTGGTGGTGTACGGGATGATCTTCATGATCCCCATCGCCCCGTTCGGGGTGTACGGCTACGTCAACGCCGAGGCGCCGGGGATGGTGCCGCTGGCGTACATCATCGGCATGGTGGCGATGCTGTTTACCGCGTTGAGCTACGGCAGCATGGCCAAAGCCTTTCCGATTGCCGGCTCGGTGTATTCCTATGCGCAGCGCGGCCTCAATCAACACGTCGGTTTTATCGCCGGTTGGCTGATGCTGCTCGATTACCTGCTGATCCCGCCGCTGCTCTACGTTTATGCGGCGATGGCGCTCAACCATTTGTACCCGGACATCCCGAAAGTCGGCTTCATTCTGGCGTTTCTGGTCAGCGCGACCTTCGTCAACCTGCGCGGCATCACCTTCACCGCACGGATGAACATCATCTTCCTGCTGGCGCAACTGGTGGTGCTGGGCATTTTCCTGTTCTACGCCTGGAATGCCCTGCACAACGGTGGCGGTAACGGCGAGCTGACCCTGGCGCCGCTGTATCACCCGGAAACCTTCAACTTCGCCCTGCTGATGCAAGCGGTATCGATTGCGGTGCTGTCGTTCCTCGGCTTCGATGCGATCTCCACCCTCGCCGAAGAAATCAAGGGCGATCCGGGCAAGAGCGTCGGCAAAGCCGCACTGATCACCCTGGTAGTCATGGGTGTGATTTTCGTTGCACAAACCTGGATCGCCACCGATCTGGCGGCCGGCATGGGTTTCAAATCGGCCGACACCGCGTTCTATGAAATCGCCGAAATCGCCGCCGGCAGCTGGCTGGCGACCCTGACTGCTGTCGCCACGGCATTGGCCTGGGGCGTGGCCGTGGCCATCACCTCGCAAGCCGCCGTCTCGCGCCTGCTGTTCGGCATGGCCCGCGACGGCAAACTGCCGAAGGTGCTGGCCAAGGTGCACCCGAAACACAACACGCCGTACCTGAGCATTTATCTGGTGGCGGTGCTGTCGCTGGTGATCTGCTACCTGTTCATCAACTCGGTCGACACCCTGACTTCGCTGGTCAACTTCGGCGCACTCAGCGGCTTCATGCTGCTGCACCTGACAGTGATCAACTACTACTGGCGTCGGCAGAAGTCCGGTCAGGTCGTGCGTCACCTGATCTGCCCGGTGATCGGCTTCATCATCGTCGCGGCCATCATGTACAACATGGGCGTCGATGCGCAGAAGCTCGGCCTGATCTGGATTGCCCTGGGTCTGGTGTACCTGTTCTTCCTCAACAAACTCGGCGCCAGCACCGCGCTGCCTGACCCGAGCAACGGCTGA